atgtaacaactctggataggctgtaggaccaagtgtcctacagaccttcagcacttgtgttgtaaagccttaataaataaataaaataaaagaagGAATTAACAATTGTTGGCCTAAAGATACCGTATACGTGACGCCTTGTTGTGGTGCGAGGTCTCCCTAGAACTGCTGTAAAGACTACTTTATTGAATTGTTCAAACCGGAAGTTCGGTATACGTCATTCTGGTACAGAATGTATTCACTAGGCGAAAtagtgccgataattggtgaCTTACGCTATATATACACCTATAGCCTAGCATtcgtgggtggtttggtagttgattctcggagatTGAAATTTCACGGTGCGGAccctagctatatagctatgtgtgtAGCTATGTCTATGCtatatgtacacatatataAGAACTAGCTTACCCCTACTTCTGAGGCACATCTGTATACCATCTGCAGGACGGTATGAGCGCACGAATCAGCACACAAAGTGGTTGCATCGGCGTTAGAGATGGTCGATGAATCTAAAAGTGCAGCACGCACTCTGGTCCAGGTCGTGTTGCATGTACTCATACTCCCCAATACTGTTCTAGCATCAGCGCATGACATTATTGGGCTTTGGCCATGAGCAATACCAACTAGAATTAATCCAAGAACCAATTGTTGGATCATCCTGGCTAGCTATCTAATAGACGCAATTAGAACAATTTGTAAGCTGCGATTTTAGCATGACTTTTAGATTCGTAGCTACCTCTATATGTAGGTCAATGcggttgcatgcatgcatgcatgcatgcctcTCACATAAAACCTTGGTTGCATAACAGTAATGAGTTAACATTGAAATGAAAAAAATTTTGGTCTGCAATCCGCAGTAttcagtatgtacatgttgagaaATAACTATGTATATATGATTAGTTTGTAGCAGTGTAATTATATAAGACAAAAGCAAATGTTAGCCTCTCACAATATTTTATATTGTGCGcacatatataatatacatatagtaCATGCAGCAATGTGTTAActttacatatacatatacttcAACTGGTATTCCATTCTTGGATGGCTATAATCTACATGGTTTtgtatgtgcatgcgtgcgtgcacatgtgtgtatgcatgcatgtagtacTATCCCAGTAAAGGCATACTTCAAAAGAATTTACATGGGCAATATGGTATAGTTATTGTCCAGTAAAATATTAAACACCAAAAAACTATGATGTACAATATTGGCAATTTAAAGGTAATGCGGTATCAGCATAATTATGTTTATGCAAGCTGAATATGAACCATATACATCAAAGTGCCTACAGCATATTACTTGGATATAAGCCAGTTATATTACAGCAGTTATAGATATTAATAGTGGTTAATAGTCACGGAGTCCTTACCActatatgaagccatatacaTCATGCAATGTACTAATAGTCTTTACTTGGAtataagccagttatatcacagaAGTTGAAGAATATCTTAATTATTAACACTTGTCCTTGGCTTCACCTCAGACTGGTGTCAGTAACAAAGATATTCTGCAATATAACTATAACATCTTGCAGTTTAGAGCATGGATGTTATGTTGCATGGAAGTCATCAGGGCATGGCTAGCAGCATGTATAAACAAACATGCTGAACCTATAGTGACCACAAGAATTAATTGAGCTCTAAATCTATTAATAACTTAATGTTTATTGCTAGGCACATAATGTTGCCATACACCTGTGTACACTCCACAACCACATTCATTAAGTTTTGTGTGGTCTCTTTACACTACACATATATCATCATGAGCAATAAATAAGATCTACTTAATACATAAATAgttaacatgcatgcacacatgattTAATTGTTAGTTTGTAAACCACAATAGTAAGTCTAATTCAAAACAtacttttaaaggtggaattccATGCTGCTAAACATAAAGAAGGTAGTTATGGCCTGCAATGATCATAAATTTTATTTTCTCAAACAAAATCTAGTGATTGCACAAATAATATGATGTAGAATAGTTGCAGATTGTGAATTGCATGCAATATTAGTAAATATGTAAGAGAAACTACAGTGTAGCTGATGAATTGTGGATGTCAGCAACATCATACCCAAGCTTTTGTCCACAGTGTAAACGGTGCCACCACAATGATATGTTACTATAAATATTCCATACCTTATACAGTGTAACCACAATGAAAGCATCTTATCATTACAGCCACACCCAATCTTTGAGCTAAGTCACACCTTATATTTGGATCCCAGCCACACCCCTATTTGAATATAGTGACACCCTATCTTTAGATTGACTGCACTTTCTATAACATACCACCATAAGAATATCTACATCCCATATTAGTAGCTACATTGCGGGGTATACTCCTGCACCAATTCTCATATATATTGTCAAAAGCTACTAAGCAATTTGCCACAATTCTCCATGGGATATATATGTAATGATACTATACACATGATGTATTATCAGAATACATTACATATAAAAAGTATCATCAACACAATCATGTTGCATTATAGGTGAAAACAACTATTGATGTTGGATAAATCCATTATGTTAACAACCTTAATTATATGGGCACACAATTTACAACACTATACTACTCTTCCTTGGTGCATGAAAAGTATGATTATAGTagctacaaggaaaaattaggaattttaaggtaTCATAAACCAAAAATAATGAAACGCATGCCTACACCTCAGCCAAAAAAATGGCCGCAATGATgttataattttaataatgactgaattaagtaggaattaaattttCACTAGTATCCGTATCTTCTGCAGGCCACCTTTCTTTCACTGCTTGGCTGTGATTTCTTAAAATGATCAACTACTGTTGCACAAACTATTTCTTGGAGTAGGTTATTTATTCCATGGCTCAACAACTCTTGTAAAAAACATTTCCTGGTACCTGTTCTtgttaaatagcttaaatgtatgacctctggtattgataatgggtgaaaaagttaaAAAGTCAGAATAATCTATACTTGTTGTGTATAGCATATTATAGACAGCAATATTGTCACCTTTGTAACGTCTATAATGTATGCAGTGATggtaagttaagtactttcaattgTTCCTCATAGTCAAGATAAGAAGTCTTGTAGATTTGATCATTCCAGTGGCTTTCTGCTGAATTTTTGGACGTCTGCTTTATAGTAAAAGGTCCCAAGTTACCATATTCCAAAATAGGACATACTAATTAATGATTTGTATAGATATTAGACAAGTAAATGAATCTGCAGAAATATTCAAAAAGGTCCatttaataaggccaagaagCCTATTAGCTTTGTTAACCACTAGCTGTCAAACACTGATtatgaaacttaagattgtaaTCAGTCAACAcccccaaatccttttcctcTTTTACCTTAAATTAACAATATCCACCCCATCATCTTATAATaatatcttggattaaacttggcctatatgtagtattttacatttagaaatATTGAAAGGTATGCTGACCATTCAACGCGAGTGTTAATATCTTCTTGCAGGGAAGATATTGGGTTAGCATGACTAATGTTGGAATAAATTTTTGTGTTGtctgcaaataaaagaacttcattccttaataatgatggcagatcattgatgaaaataGCCAAAGACCCAAGACTGATCCTTGAAGTATTCCACTTATTACTTCACTCCAACCATGCAGACAATGAACTATTCACAGAAACTCTTTGTTTGCATCCTTTCAAAAGGTATTGTATCCAATTAAACAGACCACCTATAAAATCATATGCATAAATCTTTTTGGGTAACCTTTCATGAGGTACAGAGTCAAAAGCCTTCTTAAAAAAAGGTACAAAACATCCTTGAAATTGGGATAATATAGTTGTTAGCTACTTTCCAGTCCTCATTCCAGTCTAAAAGTAGTTTACTCTCACTTAGCTAATAGCTTCTTAAAAATTATAGAGGTAGAGGTATGCTTATATCAGCTGTTGCTTCCTCCAACACTCTGGCTCATCAGGTCCAGTTGCTTTACTATAAAATTAAAATCACACAATTTTTCCCTTACAATGTCTACTACATCAATTGATATGTCATCGAGACAAGTTACAAATTCACGGTCTTGAAACTCAGGGATATTATCTGATGACTCTCTGGTGAGTGTACTAGTAAAAAACTTGCTCAACATTTCTGCTTATCTTCATCAGTTGCTACTTCAATATCATTAGGCCAACATaataagattccttgtttcccgtcaccttgAGAACAATCAACTAGTGAGGGCGggaggttattattattaataactaaaattttattattttgtacatTAATGTTTTAACAGCTATACAGTGTACTTTCAAACCTTTGAAAATGACAAACTTATAAAAACTGTAAAACACAAGTTAGTATCTCTACAATATATTTCCATACAATACACTCAAAAGTAATAATTTACAAGCCTGTTTCAAATACATCTCTACAATACACTTTTTTGCTTACACATAATTCTTTCCACAAGTTTTAAGTGTGTTCCTTAGTCTTGGGTCTCTTGATGGGTGTTTTCCCTTCTTCCTTACAGTCTGTGCACATTGGAAGATTAACAATGCCTTCTGACATGACTTCTATTGCACAGTAACAACATATCAGTTCAAATCCACAAGAATAATAGAGTTTTTCGATATGATCACTGCAAGCATGGTCCTTAACACAAACACCGTTTAGTCTGCCTGGAAGATTTAAATCTGAAAATAAAACACCGCATGTATATGACACATCATCAAGACACTTTGCAAGTGTTGCAACCTCTTGCCGATTCAATTTGTGCCTACAGAACATTAACCGCCATTTATCACACTCTTCACACTGAACTAACATCCCCACATTCTTTACATGTTGCTGGCTAGGGGTAAAGTCAATCTTTCGTCTGACTTGTCTAGTAAGAGAAGGACGATGTTGTTCGGTAGTAGTGGTCTGTCCGTAGATCTCTGAGAAACTTTTATAGTGATCATCATTTTCGGGAATCGGATCTGGCAGGTATGCTAGTGTTTCAAATACCTGTGCATCCATACGCACTGGTTTACATATAGTACATGAAGATTGCCCACACTTTTTGATTTGAAAAGAATAGTGCCTTACTTGACAACAGTGCTCAATAAATTTGCACATTGCAGTTTTTGTTTTCAGCAGTTTTTTAGTAGTGGTATCCATTGTAACAGTTGTATCAATTAGTAGTAGTACAGACCAAAACTCATGAATCTCCTCATCAGTAGCAACTGCATATGAATCAAAAGCTTCTCCTTTTAATTCCAAACGTATAAAAATACTTTTCAGTAAATCAATAGCAGGCTTTAAAGTTGATGCAACATCTTCCTTCCTTGAAGAAGCAGCTTCTCTCAATTGTTGTAAATTATTAGCATTGCTAATAGCTGACTCAAAATCATCCGACAGTTTTGTCCTCATCAACCCCACGCATTGTAATCCGACATTTAGTAATGACATTATCCTTTCAACTGGGTTTTTCCATGAATGATTAGGTGCAGTCCTACAAGCAACTAAAAAATCCAAATTAAGATTCAAAAACAAAGCAATAAGAGATAACTGTACTGAAACGTAAGTAAGCCTGTGATCCGGCCCTCCATCACAGTAAATAAATAGAATAGTTTTAAGACCCAAGGTCTCCGTAAGCACACCATAAAGCTCACTAGCATGACGCAAAGGTGAAGAAGATTGAAAGACAGCATCTTTTAagcctatcaacactttccccCTGTACCATGAGCCCTCAAAATTTTCAGGTATGTTTATCTGTAAGACAACACTAGGGATTAAGGAAAACTTGGTAAAATCATGGTCTCCTACTGCAAATATTTGTGATTGTGATACAATTACTTGCCTGCCCCGTTCTACTGCAGCAACTGGGTATCCTGGTTCTCCTATTTTTATGCGATGTTTATCATCAATAGAAATGAACACAGAGTGACTTCGGTATTTCACAGCAAGTTCACGCTGATACCTGAATAGTGCTGCACAGTAATGCTCATCTGGATGAGACTTTCGAACCAACCTCTTTTGAACAACATGCTTCAACTTTAGTTTTCCATGATAATGCATCGAAACCTTTGCACGGGGATTTTTGGGTGAGAAATTCAACTTGACCCAGGCTTCAGAGGGAATGGGAGCATCTGGGGGGCACTTTTGTTTAACCTGGCTAATCATATCTCGAACAGATATGGCTGTTGCCATGTAACTTATTTCTGAGTCACCATGTCGTCGGTCATGCACTGCTGAGCACTCAGCAATAAATTCATTGCATTTTGTCCAGAAGACATCATACTGTGCAGCACGACCTTCATTTTGATGACGCAAATCAACAAGTACATCGTCATCTTCTAAGGCAAGTGCTTCACTTATCCTCTCATCAATATGTTGCTCATCTAATGTGCGTGATGCACTGCAATCATTAGTCAACTCACGATATACAGTCCTCAACTCATATGGTTTGGCTCCTTGCATGAAGTGACCAAAATGATGTATAAACTCTTGTCTCATTGCTCTGGTATGGTAAACTGGCATATCATCATTCAACTTTGATATAACCTTTTGATTTACTGACAAAGACTCTTGAACAGAAAAATTTTCTGGAACCCGCCACACAAATATTTGATTCATTACAGAGCCTCCAGGGGTGTATGTATAGATCAGAATAGGTACAGAAATTCCCTTTTCCAAAGTTTGAAAATACCTGCATAATGACATAATATTTGAAAACTTAAATTACACATGTAGATATGCAACATTCATTAGATATTAGGTAATTGGATTATCATATAAATACTCGTATCCATTATTTACCCATGGCCATTTCTATGCTATTGTTGAATTATCTCCTAACAACCTAGAGAATACCATCCCATTAAACATAATATTGTTTTAACATGACAT
The nucleotide sequence above comes from Dysidea avara chromosome 3, odDysAvar1.4, whole genome shotgun sequence. Encoded proteins:
- the LOC136250733 gene encoding uncharacterized protein, which translates into the protein MYLSVQVTIVLGRVVVPWTIVDFHEENLTFSEFFCCIKAGKYHIEVSEELKKARLLRTFVGNKIDELIVSGIDQCVIPVCSQFGIYVKFAVELIPPSTSEEMMSVNSGRPNAFDVMMAAQRRVQLADNGLPFQKAIKSSKDRLYNDAISLMKAMGIKWTDPQRYGVPYLETLCDVLWYIDGHQDTINDRAPGIPEIFSRFVGYNCPEKHKHRKRTKDSLSRSEISAHSLALQDCLQASWFKKESYKDLKAATTELMSSLSVYATYLQEKTKAQKLHHAMNCPSTTPSESSHTEYIPKISSELPCSMITIDRALQSKEPYQPIAMISFAPGNQKQRYKYFQTLEKGISVPILIYTYTPGGSVMNQIFVWRVPENFSVQESLSVNQKVISKLNDDMPVYHTRAMRQEFIHHFGHFMQGAKPYELRTVYRELTNDCSASRTLDEQHIDERISEALALEDDDVLVDLRHQNEGRAAQYDVFWTKCNEFIAECSAVHDRRHGDSEISYMATAISVRDMISQVKQKCPPDAPIPSEAWVKLNFSPKNPRAKVSMHYHGKLKLKHVVQKRLVRKSHPDEHYCAALFRYQRELAVKYRSHSVFISIDDKHRIKIGEPGYPVAAVERGRQVIVSQSQIFAVGDHDFTKFSLIPSVVLQINIPENFEGSWYRGKVLIGLKDAVFQSSSPLRHASELYGVLTETLGLKTILFIYCDGGPDHRLTYVSVQLSLIALFLNLNLDFLVACRTAPNHSWKNPVERIMSLLNVGLQCVGLMRTKLSDDFESAISNANNLQQLREAASSRKEDVASTLKPAIDLLKSIFIRLELKGEAFDSYAVATDEEIHEFWSVLLLIDTTVTMDTTTKKLLKTKTAMCKFIEHCCQVRHYSFQIKKCGQSSCTICKPVRMDAQVFETLAYLPDPIPENDDHYKSFSEIYGQTTTTEQHRPSLTRQVRRKIDFTPSQQHVKNVGMLVQCEECDKWRLMFCRHKLNRQEVATLAKCLDDVSYTCGVLFSDLNLPGRLNGVCVKDHACSDHIEKLYYSCGFELICCYCAIEVMSEGIVNLPMCTDCKEEGKTPIKRPKTKEHT